The proteins below are encoded in one region of Coffea arabica cultivar ET-39 chromosome 4c, Coffea Arabica ET-39 HiFi, whole genome shotgun sequence:
- the LOC113742904 gene encoding uncharacterized protein: MSVTTVITDSIVMTTTATAAATDTQTVTAKLAAATIDVDFAKCDCCGLTEECTLAYIERIRERYQGKWICGLCAEAVKDEVFRSKRLISTEEAMSRHFNFCNKFRSSGPPSDATGHLISAVRHILKKSLDSPKSMLRSVPCSPTESARVGGGLTRSESCIPSLNFVDSAGLHGVEGESERQSLDIGAETDSALVVEVDSVVSFEFRQGHR, translated from the coding sequence ATGTCCGTGACAACGGTAATCACCGACTCAATCGTGATGACGACGACGGCGACGGCGGCGGCGACCGATACACAAACGGTGACGGCGAAACTGGCAGCAGCCACAATTGATGTGGATTTCGCAAAATGCGATTGCTGCGGACTGACGGAGGAATGCACCTTGGCGTATATAGAAAGAATTCGAGAGCGGTATCAGGGGAAATGGATATGCGGTCTGTGTGCGGAGGCGGTGAAGGACGAAGTCTTCCGATCCAAAAGGCTAATAAGCACCGAAGAAGCAATGAGTCGTCACTTCAATTTTTGCAACAAGTTCAGGTCCTCCGGACCGCCTTCCGACGCCACCGGCCATTTAATCTCTGCTGTCAGGCACATCTTGAAGAAGAGTTTAGATTCTCCAAAATCCATGCTGCGCTCCGTGCCCTGTAGTCCGACCGAGAGCGCTAGGGTCGGTGGGGGGTTGACTCGGTCGGAGAGCTGCATTCCGAGTTTGAATTTTGTTGACTCGGCGGGGTTGCATGGGGTTGAAGGAGAGTCTGAACGACAATCGTTGGACATCGGTGCAGAAACTGATAGTGCCCTAGTAGTAGAAGTAGATAGCGTAGTTTCTTTTGAATTTCGGCAGGGACACCGCTAG